One segment of Variovorax sp. PAMC28562 DNA contains the following:
- a CDS encoding DUF6502 family protein, with product MTAAGTQEAGVVALDACRRVLRPVIRLALSLGLKHSHLQRLLTELLLDEGTHLWREQAVEPNISQLSVTTGLNRKAITLRVRTPAKDAPHTELSAAAKTLTLWAQLREDDPELQSLPVSADDGSLTFEVIARRASRGNLHHRAILEELIRLDLVAVQGGRASLKTSSFVPLADLRSMLVVLGDNAHDHLAAAVSNVLHDNPPMLERAIYARGLTPEACEAIQQLVRTRWSVLHRELAATMTRAVDADSDDKSARIRVGIYAFTENSREDPIANAIRPTSRQLGAPRDE from the coding sequence TTGACCGCCGCCGGCACCCAGGAAGCAGGCGTCGTCGCGCTGGACGCTTGCAGGCGTGTTTTGCGTCCAGTCATCCGGCTTGCACTTTCGCTTGGTTTGAAGCACTCGCACTTGCAACGCCTGCTCACAGAGCTTCTGCTGGACGAGGGGACGCATCTGTGGCGCGAACAAGCTGTGGAACCCAACATTAGCCAGCTGTCCGTAACCACCGGACTCAATCGCAAAGCCATCACGCTCAGAGTACGAACGCCTGCCAAGGATGCCCCGCATACCGAACTGTCGGCGGCGGCCAAGACACTCACACTCTGGGCCCAGCTGCGCGAAGACGATCCCGAACTCCAGTCACTTCCAGTTTCTGCGGATGATGGTTCATTGACGTTTGAAGTCATTGCCCGTCGCGCCAGTCGAGGCAACCTGCACCACCGCGCCATTCTTGAAGAACTTATCCGGCTGGATTTGGTAGCAGTACAAGGCGGCCGGGCGAGCTTGAAGACTTCGAGTTTTGTGCCGCTGGCCGATCTGCGCAGCATGCTTGTCGTGCTCGGAGACAACGCCCACGATCATCTGGCAGCGGCCGTCTCGAATGTGCTGCACGACAATCCGCCCATGCTTGAGCGCGCAATCTATGCGCGCGGACTGACGCCTGAGGCCTGCGAGGCGATCCAACAGTTGGTGCGCACGCGATGGTCTGTGCTTCACCGTGAGCTGGCAGCCACAATGACGCGCGCGGTCGACGCAGACAGCGACGACAAGAGCGCCCGCATTCGTGTCGGCATCTATGCGTTCACGGAAAACAGCAGAGAAGATCCAATAGCGAATGCAATCCGGCCCACGAGCCGACAGCTTGGAGCACCCCGCGATGAATAA
- a CDS encoding ABC transporter ATP-binding protein, translating into MSFLQLTGVTKFYGDTCAVSSMNLSVEKGEFVSLLGPSGCGKTTTLQMVAGFEAVTQGRIELDGRDITHAKANTRGLGIVFQTYALFPHMTVRDNVSFGLEMRKLPKSERRERVRDALGLVHLEAHADKYPRELSGGQRQRVALARALVIEPPVLLLDEPLSNLDAKLREEMQFELRQIQRKVGTTTVMVTHDQSEAMSISDRVVVMEGGRATQIDHPHNVYEHPRTRFISTFVGKANLLEGRISGDSPRQTVRIGALSVDVADTGFRAGASVLLSVRPEKLQLVASGSGRLDGEVGERFFLGSQWLYRVATPIGDLMVLCPNDGRDALEEGARAAVDWPDHCTRLLPADDETVVAEVAA; encoded by the coding sequence ATGTCTTTCCTGCAACTCACGGGCGTCACCAAGTTCTACGGCGATACCTGCGCCGTGTCTTCGATGAACCTGTCGGTCGAGAAGGGCGAGTTCGTCTCGCTGCTCGGGCCGTCCGGTTGCGGCAAGACCACCACGCTCCAGATGGTCGCCGGCTTCGAGGCGGTGACACAAGGCCGCATCGAACTCGACGGCCGCGACATCACCCATGCCAAGGCCAACACGCGCGGCCTCGGCATCGTGTTTCAGACTTACGCGCTCTTCCCGCACATGACGGTGCGCGACAACGTCAGCTTCGGGCTGGAGATGCGCAAATTGCCGAAGTCCGAAAGGCGCGAGCGGGTGCGCGATGCGCTGGGCCTGGTGCACCTCGAAGCGCACGCCGACAAGTACCCGCGCGAGTTGTCCGGCGGACAACGGCAGCGCGTGGCGCTGGCGCGTGCCCTGGTGATCGAGCCGCCTGTCCTGCTGCTCGATGAGCCGCTGTCGAACCTCGACGCCAAGCTGCGTGAGGAAATGCAGTTCGAACTGCGCCAGATCCAGCGCAAGGTCGGCACCACCACCGTCATGGTCACGCACGACCAAAGCGAAGCGATGTCGATCAGCGATCGCGTCGTCGTCATGGAAGGCGGCCGCGCCACGCAGATCGACCATCCGCACAACGTCTACGAGCATCCGCGCACGCGCTTCATCTCGACCTTCGTCGGCAAGGCCAACCTGCTCGAAGGCCGAATCAGCGGCGACAGCCCGAGGCAAACCGTGCGGATCGGCGCATTGAGCGTCGATGTGGCCGACACCGGGTTCCGCGCCGGGGCGTCCGTTCTGCTCAGCGTGCGTCCGGAAAAGCTGCAACTGGTGGCGTCGGGCAGCGGCCGTCTCGATGGCGAAGTCGGCGAGCGCTTCTTTCTCGGCAGCCAATGGCTCTATCGCGTCGCCACGCCCATCGGTGACCTGATGGTGCTGTGCCCGAACGATGGCCGCGACGCATTGGAAGAGGGCGCGCGCGCCGCTGTCGACTGGCCGGACCATTGCACGCGGTTGCTGCCGGCCGATGACGAAACGGTGGTCGCCGAGGTCGCAGCGTGA
- a CDS encoding 2-hydroxyacid dehydrogenase — protein sequence MAAGHEAKRVLVVKSGGEAAVAEWRRHFQAVAPHIDVHWWDDASVSPERVDYALVWEPEPGRLAAMPNLRATLSSAAGVEHITADPAWPRHLPLLRAATPEASQRMSEYVCMAVLALLRDLKRMVRQQAVHRWDMFTTERAATDTCVGILGLGAMGAHTAQMVRGLGFEVIGWSRSRKALDGIECHAGDDELPAFFERCDVLVCLLPATPETEGILSAKTFALLPKGAGLVHVGRGSHLRYDDLAAALDASHLCGAFIDVFEEEPLRSDHPAWAHDKIFVTPHVGAMASRRARAVFFATQIAKFERGETPDGLYEPARGY from the coding sequence ATGGCAGCAGGTCACGAAGCGAAGCGCGTCCTCGTCGTCAAGTCCGGCGGCGAAGCAGCGGTAGCCGAATGGCGCAGGCACTTTCAAGCCGTTGCGCCGCATATCGACGTGCACTGGTGGGACGACGCATCGGTGTCGCCGGAGCGAGTGGACTACGCGCTGGTCTGGGAGCCGGAGCCGGGCCGCCTGGCTGCGATGCCGAATCTGCGGGCGACGCTCAGCAGCGCCGCCGGCGTAGAGCACATCACCGCCGACCCCGCCTGGCCCCGCCACTTGCCGCTGCTCCGCGCTGCCACGCCCGAAGCGTCGCAGCGTATGAGTGAGTACGTTTGCATGGCCGTGCTGGCGTTGCTGCGCGACTTGAAGCGAATGGTGCGGCAGCAGGCCGTGCATCGATGGGACATGTTCACGACGGAGCGCGCCGCGACCGACACCTGCGTCGGCATCCTCGGGCTCGGCGCGATGGGCGCGCACACGGCGCAAATGGTGCGGGGGCTGGGCTTCGAGGTGATCGGCTGGTCACGCAGCCGCAAGGCGCTCGACGGCATCGAATGCCATGCGGGTGACGATGAGCTGCCAGCCTTTTTCGAGCGCTGCGATGTACTGGTTTGCCTGCTGCCGGCGACGCCTGAAACCGAAGGCATCCTCAGCGCGAAAACGTTCGCCCTGTTGCCCAAAGGTGCGGGCCTGGTCCACGTTGGCCGCGGGTCGCATCTGCGCTACGACGATCTGGCTGCGGCGCTCGATGCGTCGCACCTGTGCGGCGCCTTCATCGACGTGTTCGAAGAGGAGCCGTTGCGGTCAGACCATCCAGCCTGGGCACACGACAAGATCTTCGTCACGCCGCATGTTGGCGCCATGGCTTCACGGCGCGCACGCGCTGTTTTCTTTGCGACGCAGATTGCGAAGTTCGAGCGGGGCGAGACGCCCGATGGGCTGTACGAGCCGGCCAGGGGTTACTGA
- a CDS encoding glutaredoxin domain-containing protein codes for MPRPVLDEAHIHPAVRTAISESRQGIVREVMGAIAANDIVVVGMAINPYPKKARKLLDEARQAFKYLEYGSYLSGWRDRNALKMWTGWPTFPMVFVKGVLVGGADELKALLDRGELKGMLDRRA; via the coding sequence ATGCCGCGTCCCGTCCTAGATGAAGCCCATATCCATCCCGCTGTGCGCACCGCGATTTCGGAGAGCCGGCAAGGGATCGTGCGCGAAGTGATGGGCGCCATCGCCGCCAATGACATCGTGGTGGTCGGCATGGCGATCAACCCCTATCCGAAGAAGGCACGCAAGCTGCTGGACGAGGCCAGGCAGGCATTCAAGTACCTCGAATACGGCAGCTACCTGAGCGGATGGCGCGACCGCAATGCGCTCAAGATGTGGACCGGCTGGCCGACCTTTCCGATGGTGTTCGTCAAGGGCGTGCTCGTCGGCGGCGCCGATGAGTTGAAGGCCTTGCTCGACAGGGGTGAGTTGAAGGGCATGCTGGACCGCCGGGCCTGA
- a CDS encoding aldehyde dehydrogenase family protein: MTQAQSSPASALSEEVAALLERLGVPRAATVGGDLPARSPVTGETIAAVTQSSSAGATAAIGRAHAAFLEWRKVPAPRRGELVRLLGEELRTAKTDLGRLVTIEVGKVPSEGAGEVQEMIDICDFAVGLSRQLYGLTIATERAQHRMMETWHPLGVCGVISAFNFPVAVWSWNAALALVCGDAVVWKPSEKTPLTALAVHAIAQRALARFGDAPVGLLELLIGQRDIGETLVDDARVAVLSATGSTAMGRKVGPRVAARFARAILELGGNNAAIVAPSADLDLTLRGVAFSAMGTAGQRCTSLRRLFVHDSIYDAFVPRLAKVYASVQVGDPREPGTLVGPLIDAAAFAGMQAALHESRAAGAIVHGGERVTSIGGADAFYARPALVELKAHEGAVLRETFAPILYVVRYENMDEAIAWNNAVGAGLSSSIFTLDMREAERFMSSAGSDCGIANVNIGPSGAEIGGAFGGEKETGGGREAGGDSWKAYMRRATNTINYSTELPLAQGVTFDIG, from the coding sequence ATGACCCAAGCCCAAAGCTCCCCTGCATCCGCTCTTTCCGAAGAAGTCGCAGCCCTGCTGGAGCGCCTCGGCGTGCCGCGCGCCGCAACCGTCGGTGGCGATCTTCCAGCACGTTCGCCCGTTACCGGCGAGACCATCGCCGCGGTCACGCAAAGCTCGTCAGCCGGGGCGACTGCCGCCATCGGGCGCGCCCACGCGGCCTTTCTGGAATGGCGCAAGGTGCCGGCACCACGCCGCGGTGAACTGGTCCGCCTGCTGGGCGAAGAACTGCGCACGGCCAAGACCGATCTCGGCCGGCTCGTGACCATCGAAGTCGGCAAGGTGCCATCCGAAGGCGCCGGCGAAGTGCAGGAAATGATCGATATCTGCGACTTCGCGGTCGGCCTGTCACGCCAGCTCTACGGCCTGACGATCGCCACCGAGCGCGCACAGCATCGGATGATGGAAACGTGGCATCCGCTGGGTGTTTGCGGCGTCATATCGGCCTTCAACTTTCCGGTGGCCGTTTGGTCGTGGAATGCAGCGCTGGCGCTGGTGTGCGGCGATGCAGTGGTGTGGAAGCCTTCGGAGAAAACGCCGCTGACCGCGCTGGCCGTGCATGCCATCGCGCAACGCGCCCTCGCACGCTTCGGTGACGCACCAGTCGGCCTGCTCGAGTTGCTGATCGGGCAGCGCGACATCGGTGAAACACTGGTCGACGATGCGCGCGTGGCGGTGCTTTCCGCCACCGGCTCGACCGCCATGGGGCGCAAGGTCGGCCCGCGCGTGGCCGCCCGTTTCGCGCGCGCCATCCTCGAGCTCGGCGGCAACAACGCCGCCATCGTCGCGCCATCGGCCGACCTCGACCTCACGCTGCGCGGCGTCGCGTTCTCTGCCATGGGCACGGCCGGCCAGCGCTGCACCTCGCTGCGTCGCCTGTTCGTGCACGACAGCATCTACGACGCTTTCGTGCCGCGCCTGGCCAAGGTGTATGCCAGCGTTCAGGTCGGCGACCCGCGCGAGCCCGGCACGCTGGTCGGTCCGCTGATCGACGCTGCGGCCTTTGCCGGCATGCAGGCAGCGCTGCACGAGAGCCGCGCTGCCGGCGCCATCGTGCATGGCGGCGAACGCGTGACCAGCATTGGCGGGGCCGACGCTTTTTATGCGCGCCCGGCTCTGGTCGAGTTGAAAGCACATGAGGGCGCCGTGCTGCGCGAAACCTTCGCGCCCATCCTCTACGTGGTGCGCTACGAAAACATGGACGAGGCCATTGCCTGGAACAACGCGGTCGGCGCCGGCCTGTCGTCTTCCATCTTCACGCTCGACATGCGCGAGGCCGAGCGCTTCATGTCGAGCGCCGGTTCGGACTGCGGCATCGCCAACGTCAACATCGGACCGAGCGGTGCCGAAATCGGCGGCGCTTTCGGCGGCGAAAAGGAAACCGGTGGCGGCCGCGAGGCCGGCGGCGACAGCTGGAAGGCGTACATGCGGCGTGCCACCAACACGATCAACTATTCGACCGAATTGCCACTCGCGCAGGGCGTGACGTTCGACATCGGCTGA
- a CDS encoding response regulator transcription factor has translation MNDSFGAAADPVARVPIRIGIADDHPVVRTALRHWLLEHSDLCIGGEAADGFEALELATRNTLDVLVLDLTMPGRDGFDIIGSLRSRAPGMAILVFSGHPEAQYARKLLEEGAHGYLHKSCDPDQLIVAIRRVASGRRYLSATLSQHFARELCEGALPLHQRLSKREFQILLLLAAGDKPAVIAKKLHLSARTVTLYRSRLVRKLELSTNSDLTYFALKHGLLD, from the coding sequence GTGAATGACAGTTTCGGCGCCGCAGCTGACCCAGTCGCCCGCGTCCCGATCAGGATCGGCATCGCGGACGACCACCCAGTTGTGCGAACTGCACTTCGGCACTGGTTGCTGGAACACTCGGATCTCTGCATTGGAGGTGAAGCCGCCGATGGTTTCGAAGCGCTTGAACTCGCCACGCGCAACACACTGGACGTGCTGGTGCTGGATCTCACGATGCCCGGAAGGGACGGCTTCGACATCATCGGATCGCTTCGGTCCAGGGCGCCGGGAATGGCCATTTTGGTGTTCAGTGGCCATCCGGAAGCGCAGTACGCCCGCAAGCTGCTCGAGGAAGGGGCCCATGGATACCTTCACAAATCCTGCGACCCGGACCAGCTCATCGTTGCGATCCGTCGCGTCGCCAGCGGCCGCAGATACCTGAGTGCAACGCTGTCGCAGCACTTTGCGCGCGAATTGTGCGAGGGGGCCCTGCCACTCCATCAACGCCTGTCCAAACGGGAGTTTCAGATTCTTCTGCTTCTGGCGGCGGGAGACAAGCCGGCCGTGATCGCAAAGAAGCTTCATCTTTCGGCCAGAACCGTCACGCTCTACCGGTCGCGATTGGTGAGAAAGCTCGAGCTGTCGACCAACAGCGACCTGACTTACTTCGCTTTAAAACACGGCTTGCTCGATTAA
- a CDS encoding IclR family transcriptional regulator, which produces MTEPIASTAAVPRLFSVIRALTEVHPDGGRVTQIARSVGLTQATAHRLLQSLVAEGIVEQDARSKLYRLGIEFFAMAAHAGNPGDLRTLCRPALLRLCASLGDSIFLLARSNFDAICLDRSEGPFPIRSFSGDIGGRVALGVGQGAMAILAFLPEAEREEVIRFNLSRLREYGIHDEVYLRTEIDRVRQAGFAARNAGLLDGMAGVAVPILDREGRAVAALAVGTIADRLNADRLPTVVELLKREAVAIGPKINPFDPTLRRPSQILANASA; this is translated from the coding sequence ATGACAGAACCCATAGCGTCGACGGCTGCAGTGCCTCGACTGTTTTCGGTGATCCGCGCGCTCACCGAGGTGCACCCGGATGGGGGCCGCGTGACCCAGATCGCGCGCAGCGTCGGGCTGACCCAGGCCACGGCGCACCGTTTGCTGCAGTCGCTGGTGGCAGAGGGCATCGTCGAGCAAGACGCGCGCAGCAAGCTGTATCGGCTCGGCATCGAGTTCTTCGCCATGGCGGCGCACGCCGGCAATCCGGGCGACCTTCGCACGCTGTGCCGACCTGCCCTGTTGCGCCTGTGCGCAAGCCTCGGCGACAGCATCTTTCTGCTGGCACGCAGCAACTTCGACGCGATCTGCCTGGACCGCAGCGAAGGTCCGTTTCCCATTCGCTCTTTTTCCGGCGACATCGGTGGGCGCGTGGCACTCGGCGTCGGCCAGGGCGCGATGGCCATCCTGGCGTTCTTGCCCGAGGCCGAGCGTGAAGAAGTCATCCGCTTCAACCTGTCGCGGCTGCGCGAGTACGGCATCCACGACGAGGTCTATCTGCGCACCGAAATCGACCGGGTGCGGCAAGCCGGTTTTGCCGCTCGCAACGCAGGGCTGCTCGACGGCATGGCCGGTGTCGCGGTGCCGATCCTCGATCGCGAAGGCCGCGCCGTCGCCGCGCTGGCCGTCGGCACGATCGCCGACCGGCTGAATGCCGACCGCCTGCCGACCGTGGTTGAACTGCTCAAGCGCGAGGCGGTCGCGATCGGGCCGAAGATCAATCCGTTCGATCCCACCTTGCGCCGGCCCTCGCAGATCCTGGCCAATGCGTCTGCTTGA
- the speB gene encoding agmatinase: MSSPTSTVAPTATTATAARFNQPLGGDVVPRFAGIASMMRLPIQETSDGLDACFVGVPFDLGTSNRSGARFGPRQVRSESVLLRPYNMATRAAPFDSLQVADIGDVATNAYNIFDSIERIETAYDRIIANGCRPITIGGDHTIAWPILRAMHKKYGPIGVVHVDAHADVNDTMGGEKIAHGTPFRRAVEEGLLDCDRVVQIGLRGTGYHADDFDWCRKQGFRVVQAEECWHKSLTPLMKEVKERVAGLAGQGPVYLSFDIDGLDPAFAPGTGTPEIGGLSVHQGMEIIRGLRGLNIVGADLVEISPPYDPHGTTALVGANLAFEMLCVLPGVQYRD; the protein is encoded by the coding sequence ATGTCATCGCCCACCTCCACTGTCGCGCCCACTGCCACCACGGCCACGGCCGCCCGCTTCAACCAGCCGCTCGGCGGCGACGTCGTGCCACGCTTCGCCGGCATCGCGTCGATGATGCGATTGCCGATTCAGGAAACCAGCGATGGGCTGGACGCCTGCTTCGTGGGTGTGCCGTTCGATCTTGGCACCTCCAACCGCTCAGGCGCCCGCTTCGGGCCGCGCCAGGTGCGCAGCGAGTCCGTGCTGCTGCGCCCTTACAACATGGCGACGCGCGCCGCGCCCTTCGACTCGCTGCAAGTGGCCGACATAGGCGACGTGGCGACCAACGCGTACAACATCTTCGATTCGATCGAACGCATCGAAACTGCCTACGACCGCATCATCGCCAACGGCTGCCGGCCCATCACCATCGGCGGCGACCACACCATCGCCTGGCCGATCCTGCGCGCGATGCACAAGAAGTACGGCCCGATCGGCGTGGTGCATGTCGATGCGCATGCCGACGTCAACGACACGATGGGTGGCGAAAAGATCGCGCATGGCACCCCCTTTCGTCGTGCGGTCGAAGAAGGCCTGCTCGACTGCGACCGCGTGGTGCAGATCGGCCTGCGCGGCACCGGCTACCACGCCGACGATTTCGACTGGTGCCGCAAACAGGGCTTTCGCGTGGTGCAGGCCGAGGAGTGCTGGCACAAGAGCCTGACGCCGTTGATGAAGGAAGTGAAGGAACGCGTCGCGGGCTTGGCAGGCCAGGGTCCGGTGTACCTGAGTTTCGACATCGACGGGCTCGACCCCGCCTTCGCACCCGGCACCGGCACGCCGGAGATCGGTGGCCTGAGCGTGCACCAAGGCATGGAAATCATCCGCGGCCTGCGCGGGTTGAATATCGTCGGTGCCGATCTGGTCGAAATTTCCCCGCCTTACGACCCGCACGGCACGACCGCTTTGGTCGGTGCCAACCTGGCGTTCGAAATGCTGTGCGTGTTGCCGGGCGTGCAGTATCGGGATTGA
- a CDS encoding DUF4174 domain-containing protein yields the protein MVLPIVPSHAASPTDNPLAAERWQSRPIVVVVPASDRALLRRVESALERPATRAAFVEREMVLYTVEAGQGRRNGLVMTREQTRSLLSALELNPHGPPTFVLVGKDGGVKLVKGNDVDLDQVFATIDRMPMRQR from the coding sequence ATGGTCTTGCCCATTGTTCCGTCGCACGCCGCATCACCCACCGATAACCCGCTGGCCGCCGAACGATGGCAGTCGCGGCCGATCGTGGTTGTCGTTCCGGCCTCCGATCGTGCTCTGCTGCGGCGCGTCGAATCAGCGCTGGAACGCCCCGCGACTCGCGCAGCGTTCGTCGAGCGCGAGATGGTTCTCTACACCGTCGAAGCGGGCCAGGGTCGACGAAACGGCTTGGTGATGACGCGCGAGCAGACCCGTTCCCTGCTAAGCGCGCTCGAACTCAATCCGCACGGCCCGCCGACCTTCGTGCTGGTCGGCAAGGACGGCGGCGTGAAGCTGGTTAAGGGAAACGACGTCGATCTGGATCAAGTATTTGCAACGATCGATCGCATGCCGATGCGGCAGCGCTGA